The Enterobacter asburiae genome window below encodes:
- a CDS encoding YceO family protein, with amino-acid sequence MRRIVSFLMNNIREHFMLYILLWALLAIIDFVYIVFY; translated from the coding sequence ATGCGCAGGATCGTTAGCTTTCTGATGAATAATATTCGCGAGCATTTCATGCTCTATATCTTATTGTGGGCGCTGCTGGCTATTATTGATTTTGTTTACATTGTATTTTATTGA
- a CDS encoding cytochrome b — protein MQLRNTSRRYGIISIGLHWIFAVAVYGMFGLGLWMVTLSYYDGWYHQAPELHKSIGVLLMLGLVFRVVWRHISPPPAAPKTHGKMTRLGAVAAHIALYALLFAILISGYLISTADGKPISVFGLFDVPATLSDAGAQADTAGVIHLWLAWSVVILSVLHGLAALKHHFIDKDDTLKRMLGRSSVDSGA, from the coding sequence ATGCAACTGCGTAACACCTCCCGGCGCTACGGAATAATATCCATAGGTTTGCACTGGATATTTGCTGTTGCCGTCTACGGTATGTTTGGACTTGGACTCTGGATGGTCACGCTCAGCTATTACGACGGCTGGTATCACCAGGCACCGGAGTTACATAAAAGCATTGGCGTTCTCCTGATGCTGGGTCTGGTTTTTCGCGTGGTCTGGCGACATATTTCCCCGCCGCCCGCCGCGCCGAAGACCCACGGCAAAATGACCCGCCTGGGTGCAGTTGCCGCGCATATCGCGCTCTATGCCCTGCTCTTCGCCATTCTGATTAGCGGCTACCTTATCTCAACGGCGGACGGTAAGCCGATTAGCGTCTTTGGCCTTTTTGACGTCCCGGCAACGCTCAGCGATGCGGGCGCTCAGGCTGACACCGCCGGGGTCATTCACCTCTGGCTTGCGTGGAGCGTCGTGATCCTGTCCGTGCTGCACGGGCTTGCCGCCCTCAAACACCATTTTATTGATAAAGACGATACGCTAAAGCGCATGCTTGGCCGCTCGTCAGTTGACTCTGGAGCATAA